CCGCATCGTCCAGTGTAAGGGCATTCGTGTTCACCATCTCCGGCCCCTGGGCAGCCAATCCCAGGCGCGCGCCCCCGGCGACCAGCACCGCCAGGGCAGACCACCGACACCATCTCAAAATCAATTTTCTCTTCATAACTCGACAAAAACGGACACAACAAACCGACCACAAAGCCGACAGGGGAAAACGCGGGGTGCAGGCACACCGCAGCCATCAGAAGAATCCCGGACAGGAAGTGTCAGCCAAAACGACCCGAACGGGACCGCTTAGGCGAGGGGGGAAGGAGCGCGCGGCGGCAGCGCCGTGCGATAGGAGAATTGCCAGACCCGTGGAAGCTCTGGCGGGGGTTTGCCGGCAACGAATGCGTGGCACTCCAGCGCCGGCAACGGCACCTCGATGGCCACGCTTAGAACCGCCAGAATGAACAGCGGTTGCGGGGCGGAAGCATTCTGTTCCTCAGCCCGGTAATTCTCGTTCTCAACGGCGCACTCATCGCTCTCACAGTCCTGCGAGGCTGGAGGTGCCGAATCTACGAAGCAGCAGGTCTTTAGAAAACCGAAGCCCGGCACGCCCTCCAAGACGCAATGCATCGAGGCCAGCCCATACAGGGCCAGCATCAGCATCGCAAGAGTTCTGGTGAGCTTGCTCACGCGCAATAGACTACACATCGGCAAGAACTGTTCAAACTAAATTTATTACCATCCCTCATCGCTCCTGTTTCTCCGCCTCATGGGCAGCTCCTTTTGCTTTTAGGGTGTGTTTGCGCCCGTTTCCTCTCCGATTGGAGTTCTCCGTCCTTCCTGACCTCTGGCCACGGTTCTCTGGCCTCTGCCGGTTGGGCTGGCGCAACCACGAGTCAGTTGCTCATAGCCCTATGGCCGGGCAGGCCATCCGCTTCCGCCTGAAAGGTTGGATGGCGGAAGCTCCCCGCGCCTTTGTGGCTGGCGCGGCTGGCTCCGTGTCGCCGGCCCCTTCGGCACCTGTGCCCCGGCGGCAACGGCTTCTCCGGGGTCCGCCGCCACCTTCGCCCAGATTCCCGCGTCCGCCGTCGCCTTCGTGGCCGGGTGGCTGGCGTCAACGGCCACTCCGGCGCTCGCCGTCCGCTCTCCTCTTTGGCTGCCGGTGGCCCCTCCGGGCTGGCTGGTGCTTGGTGGCCCGTGCGGTTCGCACCCAACAGCCCTGCCGGGGCGCACCGTCTGCCCGCCGTAGCTTGGCGAAGGCGGGTCACGCCGCCGCCGTCTTGGGCAAAGGCACCACTTTCGCCAACCGCTCGGCCTCAGCCTTTCGTGCCGCCTCAGCCTTTTCCTTATCCAGCTTCGCCCTGGCCGCCTTCACCGCTGCCGGGGTCACCCCAAACCACGCATCTGCCGCTTTCTCCGTCACCAGCTCGCGGTAGTGCTTGAAGATCATGTCCGGACTGTTCCCCGCTTCCATGGCGACCTCGTTCACATTCTTGTTCTTGGCCACCCGGTAGGAAATAAACGAATGCCGCAGCGCGTTGTGTTTCCACGGCACCCCGCTTTCCCGGCTCGCCTCCCGCATCACATCGAACAGCAACGGTTCCGAGTGCGGCCACACCGGGCCGGACTTCTGCGCCACGTCCTTCAGGAATAGCGCCAGGTTGTCCGCAATCGGCACCAGCCGGCGCGACCGCGTCTTCGCCTTGCCCTTCTTGATCTCGATCAGCTTGCTTTCCAGGTTCACTTCCGCCCAGTCCAGCCGGCAGACTTCCGCCGTGCGGATGCCCGCAAACGCCCCAAGGGCCAGCGCCGGCAGCGCTTCCGGCCTCACCGCGGCCAGAATCCTGGTGATCTCTTCCGCCGTGAAAATCTCGATGTCGAACTCGTCCTCCTCCGCCTGGTCCACTTCATCCATGACCGCGAAATCGCGCGGCACATACTTCTGCTTTTTCGCAAACTCCAGCAGCACGTTGATGGCTTGCAAGTAATTGTTCTTGGTCCGCCCGCTGACCGGTTTCGGGGCCGGGGCGTCCTTCTTGTCCGTCGGGCGCCCTTTCACACCCCGAATCTCATGCACGAACCGGTTGATCTCATCGGCCGTCACCAGGCTGATGAGGTGCCCGTTGAAATGCCCGGCCACCTTTTCCAGCTTCTTGCGCAGGTCATACAGGTAGCGCTCGCTCACCGTCTTGCCCTTGCCCTTGATGCGCGTGGCCATGCCCGCTTCCTTGGCGGCCAGGAACTCCGTCACCACATCCTGGACCGTCTTGGGTGAAATCTTCTCCTCATGGCGTTTGGCGTAGTAGCGGGCGGCTTCGAGCACCGGCACGCCGCCGAGAATGGCGAACGCGGCGGCATACTCCTTGGTGGCGGACTCCAGGCTCACGCCGGTAGGCTTCAGGTTCTCCAGGGAGGCGAGGTAAGCCTTGCAGTCCTGGCTGGTCATCACCGTGGCGTCGAACTCGCCGCTCTTCAGACTGCGGACGACCTGCTTGCCCCGTGCGATGGCATCATCGAGGTTGCCGAAGTTCTCTTTGGTGAACCTCCCGTCCTGGTAATAGGCGAGCGTGAAAAGGTCGTATTTTCCTTTGATGACACCCTTGTAGATCTTTGCGGTGACACCCCCCTCTTCGAGCAGCTTTGGAAAACCTTCGGAAATTTTCATGAAAGAAATCTTTCCTGAATCTTTCCTGAAAGTCAACAACTATCTCACTTTCCTAACAAAAATATGGTGCGCATAGCAGGACTTGAACCTGCACGGGTTGCCCCACTACCACCTCAAAGTAGCGCGTCTGCCAATTCCGCCATATGCGCACCCGTCGCCAGAAAATATCCTCATGGCGGGGGTTTTGTGCAAGTGGTTTTTTGTGGTGGGAAGGCCATAGCCGCAGGGGGCCATGCGTTCCCGCTTGCGCGGGCCGCGGGGTTGACGTAGGGTCAAGGTCAGTTGCGCATGAAAGTTTATATTGATGGGAAATATTACAGTGAGAAGGACGCCAAGATCAGCGTCTTTGATCATGGCTTGTTGTATGGCGACGGGGTTTTCGAGGGCATTCGGGCTTATCATGGCCGGGTGTTCAAATTGAAGGAGCATATCGAGCGCCTCTATTGGTCGGCCAAGGCGATTTTGCTGGACATTCCCCTGACGCCGGCCGAGATGACCGAGGCGGTGCTGGCCACCTGCCGCAAGAACAACTGCCGCGATGGCTACATTCGGCTGGTGGTGACACGCGGGGTGGGAACGCTGGGCTTGAATCCCAACCGCTGCAAGCGGCCGTCGGTCATCATCATTGCGGGCAAAATCCAACTGTATCCACCTGAATTGTACGAAGAAGGCATGGCGATTGTGACGGTGCCAACCACGCGCAACCTGGTGAATGCGGTGAATCCAGCCATCAAGTCGCTGAATTATCTGAACAACATTCTGGCCAAAATTGAAGCGAACAATGCGGGGGTCGAGGAAGCCATCATGTTGAATCAGGAGGGGTTCGTGGCGGAGTGCACGGGCGACAATATATTCATCGTGCGCCAGGGGCATTTGTACACGCCGCCCCTTTCAGCGGGCGCCTTGTACGGCATCACGCGCAACACGGTGCTGGATCTGGCTCGGGAGCGCGGGCTGCCCACTTCCGAGATCAACTTGACCCGGTATGATTTGTACATTGCGGATGAATGTTTCCTGACGGGCACGGGAGCGGAGATCATTCCGGTGACCCGCATTGATGGGCGCGTGATTGGCCAGGGCAAACCGGGGCCGGTGACGCGCGATCTCATTCAACGGTATCATGCCCTGACGCGGGTGTCGGGGGAACCCATCTAGAACTCGGCTGACATGCTTTGCTGCCTTTGTAAAAAGAAACCCGCCACGGTGCACATTACCCAGATTGAGGGTAATAAGATGCAAAAGCTGGACCTGTGCGAGGATTGCGCCAGGGAGCACAAGGTGGATGCGCCCACCAATTTCAAGCTGGCGGACATGCTGTTGGGTTTGGGGGCGGCCGATGAGGTGGGGGAGGCGGCAAGCACCGAGCTGGTGTGTCCGCAATGTGGTTATACGCAGGCTCATTTCAAGAAGCTGGGACGCATGGGATGTGCCGCGTGTTATCAGGTTTTCGGCCCCGCGCTGGAGGACATGTTGCGCACGATGCACCGCGGCGTGCGCCACGTGGGCAAGGTGCCCCGGCGTTTGCAGGGGCCAGCCCAGCCGCCGGTGGATGTTACGGAGCAAATTCGGCAGCTTAACGAACGGCTGGAAAGGGCCGTGGCGCAGGAGGATTACGAGCTGGCCGCGCAGTTGCGGGACGAAATCAAGAGCCTGAAGGCCAAAGCAGGGGGGCGCAAGGTCAAGGAATGAAGCTGCAGGAGTTCCTCAGTCCGGCACCGGAATCCGCCCGCCGTCGCGGGCCGCAGGATCGCATCGTTTCCTCCAGCCGGGTGCGGCTGGCCCGTAATTTGCAGGGGATTCCTTTTCCCCATCACGCCAAGAAACCGGACTGCATTCAGGCGCTGGAGATGATCCAGCCGGCTGTGTTGTCATTGCCTTCGATGACGGGGGCTTTTGCGGAAACCATGGAGGAGCTGACCGCCCTGGAAAAACAGATACTGGTGGAACGTCACCTGATAAGCCGCGAGCATGCCTCCAAAGGCGCGGGCAGCGGCCTGGTTCTGGGTCGCGATGAAACCATTGCGGTGATGATCAACGAGGAGGATCACCTGCGCATGCAGGCTTTGCTGCCGGGGTTGCAACTTCAGAAGGCGTGGGAGATGATTGATCATTTTGACTCCGCCCTGGAGGAACATTTGGATTATGCCTTTGACCGCAAGCTGGGTTACCTCACGGCGTGCCCGACCAATTTGGGCACGGGCATCCGCGTCAGCGCCATGTTGCATTTGCCGGGGCTGGTATTGAATGAGCAAATTGGCCAGATCATTCAATCAGTCAACAAACTCGGGCTGGCTGTTCGGGGATTGTACGGAGAGGGCACAGAGGCGCTGGGCAATGTGTTTCAGGTTTCCAACCAGATGACGTTGGGGGAGGATGAACCCCGGATTCTGGCCCGGCTGGAGAAGGTGATTGCCCAAATCATCATGCACGAGGAAAATGCCCGGGCCGTGCTCATGGAAAAGAAACAAAAGGTGGTGCTCAACCATATTGGACGGGCCTACGGCATTTTGGCGAATGCCCACAGCATTTCTTCCAAGGAAACCATGAATTTGCTTTCCTTGCTGAAGCTGGGCATGGATTTGGGGCTGTTTCCGGGGACGGACCGGGCCTTGGTGGATGAAATGTTCCTGGTCACCCAGCCGGGGCATTTGCAACAACGGCATTCAGAGAAATTGAGCGCGGAAGAGCGGGATATTGTGCGGGCGGACATGCTGCGGGACAGCCTGGCCGGGGTGAAACGCCCCTTGAGCAAGCCGCCTCCGCCGACGACGGGCGCCGCGTAGCCATTGCATCAGCCAGCCGTTGCGGCTCAAGGGGTTAGGGAGAGAAAAAAGAGTTTGCCTCCAAGGGCTTTTAGCTTCATACTAAAAAGCTCGATTGGTTGGATAATAATTGCGTATGAATCTGGAACTTTTCAAAAAGGCTTTGGAAAAGGTTAAGAATCCGAACATTTTGGTCAATGTGGTCTCCAAGCGGGTGAGGCAGCTCAACTCCGTGGGAGCGGCAAGCCGCCCGCTGGTTTCTGATACTGCCAACTTAAGCCCGGTGGATATTGCCTTGCGGGAAATCATCGAAGACAAACTGAGTTACGATCTGCCGCTTTCCACGGAAGTGTTGGTGGGCAGCGGGGCATCCACGCCGCCCGCCACGGGTACGGGCCGACGGCGGCGAAAGAGTTGATGCCGCAGCCTGACCTGGCCAGCCGGTGGCTGGCAATCCCGCCAGAAGGCCGGCCTTCTGGCTTTTTTTATGTCCATCATCCTGACCAATCCGACTGCGCGCAGGGATTACCACATCCTCGAGACCGTTGAGGCGGGGCTGGTGTTGCGCGGGACTGAGGCCAAGTCATTGCGCGCGGGGAGAGGGCAAATCCGCGATGCGTTTGCGCGCATTGAGAACGGGGAGGCCTGGCTGTATAACGCCCACATAGACGAGTACTCTTTTGGCAACCGCCATAATCACGACCCGAAAGCGCGGCGCAAATTGTTGTTGCACAAATCCGAAATTCGCAAGCTCGCCCAGCATGCCGCCGTGAAGGGGCATGCGCTCATTCCGCTGGACCTTCATTGGAAGAAAAACCGGGTCAAAGTCACGTTGGCCCTGGGCAAGGGGAAGGTGCAGTACGACAAGCGCGAAGATTTGAAGCGTCGGGAGGACGAGCGGCAAGCCCGCCGGGCGGTGATGCAGCGGTTGAAGAACCGGTCCTAAAAGAATGCTATATTGGCTCCCATGAGGATTATTCTTACTGGAGCCAGCGGGTTCATCGGAGGGGCGGCACGAAAAGCCCTCCGCGAAGCAGGACACGAAATTATTCCCCTTGTGCGGCGTGCCCCCGGGGAAGGGGAGGCGGCATGGGACCCAGAACAAGGCAAGTTGGACCCCCGAGTATTCGAGGGGGTGGACGCCGTAGTGCATTTGGCCGGACATAATGCGGCCAGCCAAAATCGGTGGACAGAGGCTCATAAGGCCCGGATTATTAACAGCCGGGTTCAGGGGACACGGTTAATCGCCGAAAGAATGGCGGCGGCAAGCTCTCGTCCCCGGGTGTTGGTGTGTGCGTCCGCCACGGGTTACTACGGACATCGGGGGGATGAATGGCTGGAGGAAAGCTCCCCTCCGGGCAAGGGTTTTCTGGCCGGGGGCTGTCAGGCTTGGGAAGCCGCGGCGGACGCGGCCCGAGCGGCTGGTATTCGCGTGGTGCATTTGCGGATTGGAGTGGTCTTGGGGGCGAATGGTGGCGCCCTGGCGCAAATGTTGCCCTGGTTTCGGTGGGGACTGGGCGGCCGGTTGGGAAGTGGCAAGCAATGGTGGAGCTGGATAACACTGGAGGAAGTGGCCCGCGTCATTGGTTTCGCCTTGGAAAACTCCGCGCTTCAAGGTCCGGTCAACACCGTTTCACCTCAGCCGGTGACCAATGCGGAGTTCACCCTTGTTTTGGCCAGAACGCTGCGGCGTCCGGCCTGGGCGCCCGCGCCAGCGTTTTTCCTGCGGGCCTTGTACGGGGAGATGGCCGATGAATTACTCCTGGCCAGCGCGCGCGTGCGGCCGGCGGCCTTGCAACGGGCAGGTTATATCTTTCAGGCGCCAGAGCTGGCGGGGGCGCTGGCAGGCATTCTAGGCAGGCACGCTTGACCCCGCGGCCTGCTCTCGTCATTATCCCGCCCATGCTGGCCAAGGTTTTTTCGGCGGCGGTACAGGGCATTGACGCTTATCCGGTTGAGGTTGAGGTCAATGATGGGTATGGCGACATGATGAACATTGTCATCGTGGGGCTGCCCGATGCTGCCGTGAAAGAGTCGCGCGACCGCGTGATTACCGCCTTGGAGAATTCAGGTTTTCGGCTTTCGCTGGGCAAAGTGACGGTCAATTTGGCGCCTGCCGACATTAAAAAGGAAGGCCCCAGTTTTGATTTGCCGATTGCGGTGGGGATGCTGGCGGCCAGCAGCCAGATTCAGATGGCCCAGCCTGAGGCCTACATGATGGTGGGGGAGCTGGCATTGGATGGCACAGTGAGGCCAGTCAAGGGAGTGCTGCCGATTGCCTTTTGCGCACGGCAGGCGGGCAAGATGGCGCTGTTAACCCCGCCGGAAAATGCCGCTGAAGCCGCCGTGGTGCAGGGTCTGCAGGTCATTCCCGTCCGTAATTTGCGGGAGGCGACTTCCTTTCTTGAGGGACAGGCGGCCATTGCGCCTGTGCAACTGGACGTGGCCAGGCTTTTTGAGCAAACGCATGATGAGGAATTGGACATGGCCGACGTCAAGGGACAGGAGTCGGTCAAGCGCGCCCTGGAAATTGCGGCGGCGGGCGGGCACAACATCTTGCTCATCGGGCCGCCCGGGACAGGCAAATCCATGCTTGCCAAACGGCTGCCGGGCATCCTTCCGCCACTGACTTTGGAGGAAGCCCTGGAAACAACCAAGATTCACAGCATTGTGGGATTGTTGCGTCCGGGACAGGCTCTGGTGACCACGCGGCCGTTTCGTAACCCCCACCATACAGCCAGCGATGCCGGTCTTTTGGGCGGCAATATCAACCCCACGCCCGGGGAAATTTCCCTGGCGCACCATGGGGTGCTGTTTCTGGATGAACTGCCCGAGTTCAAGCGCAGCGTGCTGGAGACCATGCGCCAGCCCATGGAGGAAGGGCGGGTGACGATTTCACGGGCCGCCGGAACGATGACCTTTCCGGCGCAATTCATGTTGGTGGCGGCCATGAATCCCACACCCGATGGGAAGATGCCGGGGGAATCGCGTTGCAGCCCGCGGGAAATCCAGAATTATCTGGGGCGCATCTCCGGGCCACTGTTGGACCGTATTGATTTGCACGTTGAAGTGCCGCAGGTCAAATTCCGGGAAATCACGGCGGCGCGTCCCGGCGAGACTTCGGCAACCATCCGTGCGCGGGTGATGGCGGCGCGGCGGCGGCAGCTTGAGCGATTTCAGGGCCGGGGCATCACTTGCAATGCGCGGATGTCATCGCGTGATTTGAAGAAGCATTGCGTTCTGGACGAAGCCACCTTGGAGCTGTTGAAGCAGGCCATGAATCAAATGAATTTAAGCGCGCGGGCTTATGACCGGATTTTGAAGGTGGGGCGGACGATTGCCGATTTGGAAGGGGCCGAGCAATTGGCGTGGCATCACGTATCGGAAGCGATCAATTATCGCAACTTGGATCGCCAGTTGTGGGGGTAGGCTCTCTCCCCAGGACTCCGAGCGGTGGCAGCCGTCAACCCGCGGGGCGGCCCGCCGCAGCAAGGAATTGAATCTGTTGGCGCGTGCCAGCGCAATTTCCCTTTGACTCAATCGGGGCATGGCTTAACATGAACCCGAAGAACACACACAACAATCTTATGAAATTCGGCATCAATACTTTTTTGTACACGTTTCCATTCACCAATCAGAGCACCAAACTGTTCAAGAAGTTCAAAAAATGGGGCTTCGACGCGGTGGAGATTGCGGTGGACGAGCCGGCCAACATAGACCCGGCGCACATCAAGCGCGAGCTCGAAAAAGCGGGTATTGAGTGCTGTTCTCTGTGTGCCTGCATGGGGCCGGGGCGCGATTTTCGGGGGAGCGAAGCGGACCAGCAGGGGGCGATGACTTATCTGAAAGCGCTGGTGGATCAGGCGGTGGCCATTGGTACCAACCGCGTCATTGGCCCGGTGTATTCGGTGGTGGGCCGCACCGGTCCGTTTGAGCAGGCTGAGTACAAGGCGCAGTGGCAGTTGGTGGTGAAGAATTTGAAGGAACTGTGCCGCTACGCCCAGAGCAAGGGGGTCATGATTTGCATGGAGCCGCTGAACCGGTTTGAGACTAATTTCATCAACACGGTGGATCAGGCCCTCAAGATGGTCAAAGCAGTGGGCAGCCCGGCGTTGAAACTGCACCTGGATACCTTCCACATGAACATCGAGGAGAAGTTCCAAGGGCAGGCCATACGCAAGGCCGGCGCCTTGCTGGGGCATGTGCACGCCTGCGGCAGCGACCGCGGAACGCCCGGCAATGACCACATTGACTGGCAGGACATCGCCAAGGCATTGAAGGCGGTGAAATACGATGGCCCGGTGGTCATTGAATCCTTCACCCAGGACGTCAAGATTATTGCGGCGGCGGCAGCCATCTGGCGTAAAATTGAGCCCAGCCGCGAGGAAATCGCCATCAAGGGCCTCCAATTTCTCAAGAAGACGCTGAAGTAATCGGAGGGGCCCACAGTGAGGCCCATGTCGTATCCCACGAGGGACAGCGGGGAAGCTGTCCCTCCTCTTTTTTAGAACTGGCGGCGATAATGCACGGGCGACTGCTCGCGCAGGCGGGCTGCCGCCTGTTCGGGGGTTAAATCTCGTTGCGGTTCGGCCAGCATTTCGTAACCCACCATGAATTTTTTGATGGTGGCCGAGCGCAACAAGGGCGGGTAGAAATGCGCATGTAACTGCCAGTGGCTGTAATCGCCGTCGGCAAAGGGCGCGCCGTGCCATCCCATGGAGTAGGGGAAGCTGGTTTGGAAAAGGTTGTCGTAGCGGGACAGGCCGCGTTGGAGTATTTCTGCGAGGCTCTGCCGTTCTGCCGGGGTCAAATCTGGCAGCCGCAACACATGCCGGCGCGGCAGCAGCAGCAGTTCAAAGGGCCAGACCGCCCAGTAAGGCACGAGCAATACCCAGTGGGCATTGGCTTCAATGATGCGCCGCTCCTCGGCCAGCTCAACGGCACAGTAATCCACCAGCAGCGGACGTCCCGCGCGTTGAGCAAAGTCCCGTTGCGCTGCGTCTTCCTGTTGGGGCAGTCGGGGCAGGAAACTGCTGGCCCAGATTTGGCCATGAGGATGGGGATTGGAGCAGCCCATCATGGCGCCTTTGTTTTCAAAAATTTGCACCCACGGATAGCGTGTACCCAATTCCGTGGCCTGCTCCGCCCAGAGTTCAACCACCTGACGGATGTCGGCCAGCTCCATTTCGGGCAGCGTGAGATCATGGCGGGGGGAGAAACAGATGACCCGGCATTCGCCCTGGACAGGTTCACAGCGCAGCAACCCCTGGTCCATCCCCCCGGCAGGCGGGGTGTCCGGCAACAGCGCGGAAAAATCGTTGCGGAAGACGAACGTATGGGTATAGGCCGGATTGATGGCGTCACCCGCGCGCCGGTTGCCGGGGCACAGGTAACATTGGGGATCGTAGGCGGGGCGCTGCTCAGGCACCCGGGCTTCCTGCTGGCCCTGCCAGGGGCGTTGAGTGCGGTGAGGGGAAACCAGCACCCATTCGCCGGTGAGGAGGTTAAGCCGCCGGTGGGGGTGTTGCTCGGGATTAAAGTGCATGGGTGAGATATAGGTTGGTTTCCGCTCAAGCCTATGCCAGGGCCGTGGGGCTCAACGCTTCATCCCCGGCAATAAATCGTGAAGCAGGGGGGCATTCTGTCAGGAGGCTATCACCCGCGCTCCATTCGCCGGTCGGGAAACGAAGCAGGAAGGCTGGATGCCGGTGCGTTTGACATAGCCTTGGGTGATTTGGCGGGTTAGTTGTTCCACCCGGGCGGCTTCCACCAATGCCACGGCGCACCCGCCGAATCCACCCCCGGTCATCCGGCAACCGATGACGCCGCCGGATGGGCCTATATTCCGCGCCAATTCCACGACGGTGTCCAATTCCGGGCAGCTCACTTCGTAATCGTCCCGCAATGAATCGTGGCTGGCGTACATTAATTGGCCCACCACTGCCCAGTTGCCTGCCTTGATTTCACGCGCCGCCTGGGTGGTGCGTTCAATTTCGCCAATGACATGGCGTGCGCGGCGGTACACCACCGGGTCCAGGCGGTCTTTGGCGGCCTCCAATTGGGCCAGGGTGGCATCGCGTAGCATGGGTACGCCCAGTACGCGGGCGGCTTCGTAGCATTGCTCGCGGCGTCTGGCGTATCCGCCGCCGGTCAGTTCATGTTTGACGTTGGTGTTGACAATGAGGAAGGACAGTTTGGGATCGTTCATGGGCACCAGCTCGGTTTGGCGTGAGCGGCAGTCGAGCAGGAGCAGATGCCCAGCCTTGCCCATGACGGAAATGAACTGATCCATGATGCCGCAGGGCATCCCGGCATACTCATGCTCGGCTTTCTGGCAAAGCAGCGCCTTCTGCACAGGGTCGAGTTGACGGCTCGTCACGACTTCCAGCAAGGTCGCGGTGGCCACCTCCAGGGAGGCGCTGCTGCTCAGACCACCGCCGAGGGGCACGTCGCTTTCAATAAAAATGTCGAGGGCCGGAAGTTGGATGCCCAAATCCTGGAAGCCGGCAATGACACCGCGCACGTAATTGGCCCAGGCGGGTTCGCCTCTGGCCACCTTGCCGTTGAGCGGGATTTCCACCATCTCCGGTTTTTCCCCACTGCAAAGGCGCAGGCGCATGGCGCCGTTGGAGGCCGGCGCCGCGGCGGCCAGCGTGCAGTTTTCAATGGCCATGGGCAGCACAAACCCGTCGTTGTAGTCCGTGTGCTCCCCAATCACGTTGACGCGGCCAGGCGCGGCAGCCAGCCAGCGGGGCGCCTGGTTGAATTTGACGGTGAACTGTTGCTTTGTTTTCTGAACCAAATGATCAAGCGACATATTAGTTTTGATTATCCTATTTTGAGCCGTCAGGCAAGGACGCAAAAAGGTCTATGTTGCCCTGGACGGCACCATGCTCGTTTGCGTTGCTTTCGCCCGCGGTCATGACTTTGGGGGGGCTAACACGCCGGGCCAAATCTGGCGCAGCGGCAGTTTTGCCTCTCCCGCGATGCACTGCCAACGGCTACTTCTGTTCCACTACCCGCGAGAAGCCGACATCAATGTACTGGCCACCGCCGGTTTGACGGCAGCGGACCGCAATGACGTTGCTGCCCGGTTTTAGAGCTTTAAGCGCGGCGGCGTTGATGGGAAACTCCTCGTAATCGGTGGTGTATCCCGAGGCGGTGGCGGCCAGCACGCCATTGATATAGACTTCCATATCTTCGTCGTGATGCGCCTTGAGGACGATGCCCTGCACGTTGACTTCTGGCAGTTGGAATTCGCGCCGCAGCCAGATGGAGGGCGTATTCCACACGGTGCCAATGATGGATCCAGGCGTGCCTGCGGTGCCGAAGCCTGCTTTGCCTTCGCGCCAGTTACGGTCATCGAAATCCGGCTTCATCCAGTTGTCTGCCGGCCGCTGGGTGGTGAAACGCCAGGTGACCGCCTCGTCCTGAGCGGTGGGCACCACGGTCAGCAGCACGGGGGGCTTGGGCATGGGCGCGAAATTGGCGGCTTTGGTTTTATCGCGCCCGGCATATTTTTGCCATACCGCCTTGTCATAGAGCATTTGCACGAACACCCCGCCCACCACCGGACGCGCGGTGAATCCCACTTTGCGCGCGTTATGGGTGTGGTACCAGTCCGTCATGGGCGAGCGGTCCGGGGTTTCATTCAAGAAAAGCATGATGGGATTGATCAAGGCTTCAAAGTCCTCGCGGTTTTGGGTAAGCGTGGCCGTCCAGGTAATCCAGTCCAACTTGGTGTAGGTGGAGCGGTTGTCCAGGGGCAGGCCATACTTGTTTTGAATCTTGCGGTAAAAGGCCATCTCCTTTTTCAGGACGCTTTCCGGGAAGATGTTGAAGCCCAGGATGCGGTCCCAAATCAGGTTGTATTTCTGGCTCCAGGTGCCGGG
This is a stretch of genomic DNA from Fontisphaera persica. It encodes these proteins:
- a CDS encoding sugar phosphate isomerase/epimerase family protein — protein: MKFGINTFLYTFPFTNQSTKLFKKFKKWGFDAVEIAVDEPANIDPAHIKRELEKAGIECCSLCACMGPGRDFRGSEADQQGAMTYLKALVDQAVAIGTNRVIGPVYSVVGRTGPFEQAEYKAQWQLVVKNLKELCRYAQSKGVMICMEPLNRFETNFINTVDQALKMVKAVGSPALKLHLDTFHMNIEEKFQGQAIRKAGALLGHVHACGSDRGTPGNDHIDWQDIAKALKAVKYDGPVVIESFTQDVKIIAAAAAIWRKIEPSREEIAIKGLQFLKKTLK
- a CDS encoding UDP-glucose--hexose-1-phosphate uridylyltransferase is translated as MHFNPEQHPHRRLNLLTGEWVLVSPHRTQRPWQGQQEARVPEQRPAYDPQCYLCPGNRRAGDAINPAYTHTFVFRNDFSALLPDTPPAGGMDQGLLRCEPVQGECRVICFSPRHDLTLPEMELADIRQVVELWAEQATELGTRYPWVQIFENKGAMMGCSNPHPHGQIWASSFLPRLPQQEDAAQRDFAQRAGRPLLVDYCAVELAEERRIIEANAHWVLLVPYWAVWPFELLLLPRRHVLRLPDLTPAERQSLAEILQRGLSRYDNLFQTSFPYSMGWHGAPFADGDYSHWQLHAHFYPPLLRSATIKKFMVGYEMLAEPQRDLTPEQAAARLREQSPVHYRRQF
- the galK gene encoding galactokinase gives rise to the protein MSLDHLVQKTKQQFTVKFNQAPRWLAAAPGRVNVIGEHTDYNDGFVLPMAIENCTLAAAAPASNGAMRLRLCSGEKPEMVEIPLNGKVARGEPAWANYVRGVIAGFQDLGIQLPALDIFIESDVPLGGGLSSSASLEVATATLLEVVTSRQLDPVQKALLCQKAEHEYAGMPCGIMDQFISVMGKAGHLLLLDCRSRQTELVPMNDPKLSFLIVNTNVKHELTGGGYARRREQCYEAARVLGVPMLRDATLAQLEAAKDRLDPVVYRRARHVIGEIERTTQAAREIKAGNWAVVGQLMYASHDSLRDDYEVSCPELDTVVELARNIGPSGGVIGCRMTGGGFGGCAVALVEAARVEQLTRQITQGYVKRTGIQPSCFVSRPANGARVIAS